Genomic DNA from Taurinivorans muris:
AATTGGAAGATGAAATTATCAATATCATGAACTTTTCCGCCGACTTAATGGCTCTGTTCGGGTTCAGTTACAAATTATTCATTTCAACCCGTCCGAAAGACAGCATAGGCACTGACGAAGCATGGGAACTTTCCACGCAGGCTCTTATCCAAGCTGTGAAGAAAGAAGGAAAAGAGTATCAAATCAATGAAGGTGACGGTGCTTTTTACGGACCTAAAATAGATATTAAAGTTACCGACGCTATCGGACGTGAATGGCAGCTTTCAACCATTCAGGTCGATTTCAACTTGCCGGAACGCTTTCAAATCGAATATGTCGGACAAGACGGCGAAAGACATAGACCCGTTATGGTGCACCGCGCGATTTTGGGTTCTTTGGAACGTTTTATCGGAGTGCTTACGGAACACTATACAGGCGCATTCCCGACCTGGCTTGCGCCGGTTCAGGCAAGAATTTTAAATGTTACCGACGCCCAGCTTGATTTTACGAGAGAGGCCGTGAAAAAATTACAAGCTGCCGGAATACGCGTCGAAGCTGATACGAGAAATGAAAAACTTGGCTTTAAAGTACGTGAAGCCCAGCTTGCAAAGATACCTTTTATTCTCGTCATCGGGGATAAGGAAGTTGAAGAAGGTGGCGTAAATATTCGCCTTCGCACGGGGGAAAACTTAGGTTTGCAATCACTTGACGAAACTATTAAAACCATCCGTGACGATAATGACAAACCATTTAAAACTGGAGGAATGAGCTATAGCTTCGCCTAACATGAAACCACGTCGTGAAGTGCCTCAGCAAGACGGCACAAGACGCAATGAACAAATCCGAGCTCGTGAAGTTCGAGTTATCGGTGCGGAAGGGGAACAAATTGGTATTCTTTCAAAACAAGAAGCGATAGATCTTGCAAAAGAACATGGTCTTGACCTTGTGGAAGTTGCCGCGACGGCAGATCCGCCTGTTTGCCGTATCATGGATTTTGGTAAATTCAAATACGAACAGCAGCAAAAGAAAAAAGAACAAAAGAAAAACCAAACTGTTGTTCAGATTAAAGAAATTAAAATCCGCCCCAAAACAGATGATCACGATTATGAAACAAAACTTCGCCATATCCGCCGTTTCTTGGAAGATGGTGATCGCTGTAAAGTCACTGTGTTTTTTAGAGGACGGGAAATTGTTCATAAAAGCCGTGGACAAGCGATTTTAGACCGCATTGTCGAAAATACGAAAGATCTCGCCAAGGTCGAAGCAGAACAAAACGTTGAAGGCCGCACCTTGCAGATATTGCTCATTCCCCTTGGGAAAAAATAATCGAAAGCCACATACGTGGCTTTTTTTATAATCTTTATCCGAAAGTAGACATTCGTTTTATTTTGATATACATTGCACAGATACATTAATTATAAAGATAGGATACTATGGCTGTTTCAAAAGATCTTGTAATTGGCTTGGCCGGGCTTGGCACTGTCGGCTCCGGGCTGGTGCAGTTATTAAAAAACAATGCGGCTGAAATAGAACAGAGAACCGGAAAAAAAATCTTTGTCAAATATGTTGCCGTTCGTAATATCGATGTCAAGAGAGAAATTCCGAAAGAGGCGCAGCTTATCAATGATCCTCTTCTTATGGCGGAAGATCCTGAGGTTCAAGTGATAGTTGAATTAATCGGCGGAACGACTTTGGCAGGAACACTTATAAAGAAAGCTTTAGAAAACGGAAAATCTGTCGTAACGGCAAATAAAGCGCTTCTTGCCGAAAAAGGCGAAGAGCTTTTCGCCCTTGCGGAAGAAAAAAATCTCTTCTTAGCGTACGAAGCAAGCGTTGCAGGTGCTATTCCCGTTGTTCAGACAATAAAAGACAGCTTGGCGGGAAATAAAATTGAAACGATTTTCGGTATTTTAAACGGTACGAGCAATTATATTTTATCGGAAATGTCTTCACATGGCACCGAGTTTGACGAGGCTTTGAAAATGGCACAAAAACTCGGATTTGCCGAGGCTGATCCGACTCTTGACATTGACGGATTTGATGCCGCCCATAAGCTCAAATTACTTATCCGTCTTGCATGGGGCGTTCATTATCCTTATGAAAAGCTTTCCGTGCAAGGTATCCGCAATATCAGCGCCATGGATATTGCTTTCGCGCGAAGCCTCGGATATTCCATAAAATTGCTGGGGCAGGCAGGACGCACCCATGATGAGATAGAAGCTGCCGTCAGTCCGGTACTTATTCCTTCGTCTGCAATGCTCGCAAGGGTTGACGGCGCATTCAACGCCATTCATATCAACGGCAATGCTGTCGGTTCTCTGTTTTTGCATGGGCTCGGGGCCGGAAGCCTGCCGACCGCAAGTGCTGTTCTTGGTGATATCATGTCGCTTATGAAAGATATTTACGACAGTACCGGTTACGTCATGCAAAAATTACCCCTCGCTTCAATGGCTAAACCCGAAGATTCCGTTTCATCATGGTATTTGCGGCTTATGGTGCATGATACCGTAGGGGTTTTGCGTGACATAGCGGGAATTTTTGCAAAACATTCTATCAGCATTGCCCAAGTCATTCAAAAGAAGAAACAGGAAAACGGCGTGCCGCTGGTTTTTATGACCCATGAAACAACGGTTGAAGCAATGAAAAATGCATTGCAGGAAATAGAAGCGACAAAAATTTTAAATTGCAAACCTGTTGCATTTCGTGTGCTTGAATTACTTTAGAGAGGAAATTATGGCTGTAAGCATTAATGAAAATCTTTGCTGCGGAGATAAACTTTGTATCAATATTTGTCCTTGCGAATGTATTGAATTGAAT
This window encodes:
- the infC gene encoding translation initiation factor IF-3 produces the protein MKPRREVPQQDGTRRNEQIRAREVRVIGAEGEQIGILSKQEAIDLAKEHGLDLVEVAATADPPVCRIMDFGKFKYEQQQKKKEQKKNQTVVQIKEIKIRPKTDDHDYETKLRHIRRFLEDGDRCKVTVFFRGREIVHKSRGQAILDRIVENTKDLAKVEAEQNVEGRTLQILLIPLGKK
- a CDS encoding homoserine dehydrogenase yields the protein MAVSKDLVIGLAGLGTVGSGLVQLLKNNAAEIEQRTGKKIFVKYVAVRNIDVKREIPKEAQLINDPLLMAEDPEVQVIVELIGGTTLAGTLIKKALENGKSVVTANKALLAEKGEELFALAEEKNLFLAYEASVAGAIPVVQTIKDSLAGNKIETIFGILNGTSNYILSEMSSHGTEFDEALKMAQKLGFAEADPTLDIDGFDAAHKLKLLIRLAWGVHYPYEKLSVQGIRNISAMDIAFARSLGYSIKLLGQAGRTHDEIEAAVSPVLIPSSAMLARVDGAFNAIHINGNAVGSLFLHGLGAGSLPTASAVLGDIMSLMKDIYDSTGYVMQKLPLASMAKPEDSVSSWYLRLMVHDTVGVLRDIAGIFAKHSISIAQVIQKKKQENGVPLVFMTHETTVEAMKNALQEIEATKILNCKPVAFRVLELL